A genomic region of Dickeya solani IPO 2222 contains the following coding sequences:
- the birA gene encoding bifunctional biotin--[acetyl-CoA-carboxylase] ligase/biotin operon repressor BirA yields the protein MKDYTVPLKLISILSDGEFYSGEYLGELMGMSRAAINKHIQTIREWGLDVFTVTGKGYALSAPIQLLDAEKIRSQIQSGNIAVLPVIDSTNQYLLDRLDSVSSGDACIAEYQHAGRGRRGRQWFSPFGSNLYLSLYWRLEQGPAAAVGVSLVIGIIMAEVLHHLGAEGVRVKWPNDLYLNDKKLAGILVELNGRTGDAAHLVIGAGINLRMNSSGSDVINQGWINLQEAGIDIDRNMLAVKLITELRTALAVYEQQGLAPFISRWNNLDNFYNRAVKLIVGNREIKGVDKGIDSQGALLLEQDGEIQSYIGGEISLRGW from the coding sequence ATGAAAGATTATACCGTCCCGTTGAAGCTAATCTCTATTCTGTCCGATGGTGAGTTTTATTCGGGGGAATATCTCGGCGAGTTAATGGGGATGAGCCGTGCGGCCATAAACAAGCATATTCAGACCATCAGAGAGTGGGGACTGGATGTCTTTACTGTAACTGGAAAAGGTTATGCACTTTCAGCTCCAATTCAATTGCTCGATGCAGAGAAAATTCGCTCGCAAATACAAAGCGGCAATATAGCGGTTTTACCCGTTATTGATTCGACCAACCAATATCTGTTGGACCGCCTCGATTCGGTATCATCGGGTGATGCCTGCATTGCCGAATACCAGCATGCCGGGCGAGGACGTCGTGGTCGACAATGGTTTTCCCCCTTTGGCAGTAACCTCTATTTGTCACTGTATTGGCGTCTGGAACAGGGACCTGCCGCAGCGGTTGGTGTTAGCCTGGTGATTGGTATCATTATGGCGGAAGTCTTGCATCATCTGGGGGCTGAAGGCGTGCGGGTGAAATGGCCGAATGACCTGTATCTGAACGATAAAAAACTGGCTGGTATTCTCGTTGAATTAAATGGACGGACAGGAGATGCTGCGCATTTGGTCATTGGTGCAGGCATTAATCTGCGTATGAATTCATCGGGTTCGGATGTGATCAATCAGGGATGGATCAATCTGCAGGAAGCCGGGATCGACATAGATCGTAATATGCTGGCAGTGAAGCTTATTACCGAGCTGCGTACTGCATTGGCTGTTTATGAACAACAAGGCCTGGCGCCTTTTATTTCCCGATGGAACAATCTGGATAATTTTTACAATCGTGCAGTGAAGCTGATTGTCGGTAATCGGGAAATAAAAGGTGTTGATAAAGGCATTGATAGCCAGGGTGCATTATTGTTGGAGCAGGATGGGGAAATTCAATCTTATATCGGTGGTGAGATTTCTCTGCGTGGATGGTAA
- the coaA gene encoding type I pantothenate kinase, whose protein sequence is MTNKAQSFATPYLQFDRQQWANLRDSVPLTLTEDEIIKLKGINEDLSLDEVAEIYLPLSRLLNFYISSNLRRQAVLEQFLGTDGQKIPYIIGIAGSVAVGKSTTARVLQALLSRWPEHRKVELITTDGFLHPNKVLQQRNLMKKKGFPQSYDMHSLVKFVSEIKSGVPWVTAPTYSHLTYDIVPDCNKVIEQPDILILEGLNVLQSGMDYPHDPHRVFVSDFVDFSIYVDAPEELLKSWYINRFLKFRQGAFTNPDSYFHNYAKLAEAEAVNIASQLWNEINGLNLKQNILPTRGRASLIMTKSANHAVECVRLRK, encoded by the coding sequence ATGACTAATAAAGCGCAATCTTTCGCAACGCCTTATCTTCAGTTCGATCGCCAGCAGTGGGCCAACTTGCGTGACTCTGTACCATTGACGCTGACTGAAGATGAAATCATTAAGCTCAAAGGTATTAACGAAGATCTGTCTTTGGATGAGGTCGCGGAAATTTATCTGCCATTGTCTCGACTGCTCAATTTCTATATCAGTTCCAATTTACGGCGTCAGGCCGTGCTTGAGCAATTTCTGGGAACCGATGGGCAAAAAATTCCCTATATCATCGGTATTGCTGGCAGTGTTGCCGTAGGGAAAAGCACAACGGCGCGTGTACTGCAGGCATTGCTCAGTCGCTGGCCGGAACATCGCAAAGTTGAACTGATTACCACCGATGGTTTTCTTCATCCCAATAAGGTATTGCAGCAAAGAAACCTGATGAAGAAGAAAGGATTTCCCCAGTCCTATGATATGCATAGCCTGGTGAAATTCGTTTCAGAGATAAAATCCGGCGTTCCCTGGGTCACGGCACCCACCTATTCTCATCTGACCTACGATATTGTGCCCGATTGCAATAAGGTCATAGAACAGCCAGATATTCTGATTCTTGAAGGGCTGAATGTGCTGCAAAGCGGGATGGATTATCCTCACGACCCTCACCGTGTTTTTGTATCTGATTTCGTGGATTTTTCCATTTATGTCGATGCACCCGAGGAACTACTGAAGAGCTGGTACATCAATCGATTCCTAAAATTCAGGCAGGGCGCGTTTACTAATCCCGACTCCTACTTCCACAATTATGCAAAACTGGCGGAAGCAGAAGCCGTTAATATCGCCTCACAATTATGGAACGAGATTAACGGATTGAATCTCAAGCAGAACATATTACCGACGCGTGGACGAGCCAGCCTTATCATGACCAAAAGCGCAAATCACGCGGTCGAATGCGTACGATTAAGGAAATAA
- a CDS encoding GNAT family N-acetyltransferase gives MKIVLLNVATLPVYRYELACLLVNAVAKGASVGYQSPLTHEEAESYFHSLRPSVAEGERLLWIARDDNGVIGSIQLELCQKSNGQNRAEIQKLLVHSNMRRQGIGKRLLSTLEQAALQHRRGLIYLDTQAGSPAEHFYRAQGYRYLGELPDYASSPDGYYYPTAIYYKRLFAVNRVERALAS, from the coding sequence ATGAAGATTGTATTACTGAATGTCGCCACTCTTCCGGTCTATCGTTACGAATTAGCCTGCTTACTGGTCAATGCCGTGGCGAAGGGCGCGTCTGTCGGTTACCAGTCTCCGCTGACGCACGAGGAAGCCGAGAGCTACTTTCACAGCCTGCGTCCCTCTGTTGCCGAAGGTGAACGTCTGTTATGGATTGCGCGTGATGATAATGGCGTGATAGGCAGTATCCAGCTTGAATTGTGCCAAAAATCAAACGGACAAAACCGGGCTGAAATACAAAAACTGCTGGTCCATAGCAACATGCGACGCCAGGGGATTGGAAAACGTTTACTCTCCACGCTGGAGCAGGCGGCATTACAGCATCGACGTGGCTTGATCTATCTCGACACGCAAGCCGGCTCGCCCGCCGAGCACTTTTATCGTGCTCAGGGTTACCGTTATCTGGGAGAACTTCCCGACTATGCCAGTTCTCCCGATGGTTATTACTACCCGACAGCAATTTACTACAAGCGCCTGTTCGCCGTGAATCGTGTAGAACGCGCCCTCGCCAGCTAA
- the tuf gene encoding elongation factor Tu produces the protein MSKEKFERTKPHVNVGTIGHVDHGKTTLTAAITTVLAKTYGGQARAFDQIDNAPEEKARGITINTSHVEYDTPTRHYAHVDCPGHADYVKNMITGAAQMDGAILVVAATDGPMPQTREHILLGRQVGVPFIIVFLNKCDMVDDEELLELVEMEVRELLSQYDFPGDDTPVIRGSALKALEGEAEWEAKIIELAEALDSYIPEPERAIDRPFLLPIEDVFSISGRGTVVTGRVERGIVKVGEEVEIVGIKDTTKTTCTGVEMFRKLLDEGRAGENVGVLLRGTKRDEVERGQVLAKPGSIKPHTQFESEVYILSKDEGGRHTPFFKGYRPQFYFRTTDVTGTIELPEGVEMVMPGDNIKMVVNLIAPIAMDDGLRFAIREGGRTVGAGVVAKVIA, from the coding sequence ATGTCTAAAGAAAAATTTGAACGTACAAAACCGCACGTTAACGTCGGTACTATCGGCCACGTTGACCATGGTAAAACAACGCTGACCGCTGCCATCACTACCGTTCTGGCGAAAACCTACGGTGGCCAGGCCCGTGCATTCGACCAGATCGACAACGCGCCGGAAGAAAAAGCGCGTGGTATCACCATCAACACGTCTCACGTTGAATACGATACCCCGACTCGTCACTACGCGCACGTTGACTGCCCGGGACACGCCGACTATGTGAAAAACATGATCACCGGTGCTGCCCAGATGGACGGCGCGATCCTGGTCGTTGCGGCGACTGACGGCCCGATGCCGCAGACCCGTGAGCACATCCTGCTGGGTCGTCAGGTCGGCGTTCCGTTCATCATTGTGTTCCTGAACAAGTGCGACATGGTTGATGACGAAGAGCTGCTGGAACTGGTTGAGATGGAAGTGCGCGAGCTGCTGTCTCAGTACGACTTCCCGGGCGACGACACGCCGGTTATCCGCGGTTCCGCGCTGAAAGCGCTGGAAGGCGAAGCCGAGTGGGAAGCGAAAATCATCGAACTGGCCGAAGCGCTGGACAGCTACATTCCGGAACCGGAGCGTGCGATTGACAGGCCGTTCCTGCTGCCGATCGAAGACGTATTCTCCATCTCCGGCCGTGGTACGGTAGTAACCGGTCGTGTAGAGCGCGGCATCGTTAAAGTGGGTGAAGAAGTTGAAATCGTGGGTATCAAAGACACCACGAAAACCACCTGTACCGGTGTTGAAATGTTCCGCAAACTGCTGGACGAAGGCCGTGCGGGCGAGAACGTTGGCGTTCTGCTGCGTGGTACCAAGCGTGATGAAGTAGAGCGTGGTCAGGTTCTGGCCAAGCCGGGCTCGATCAAGCCGCACACTCAGTTCGAATCTGAAGTGTATATCCTGAGCAAAGACGAAGGTGGCCGTCATACGCCGTTCTTCAAAGGCTACCGTCCGCAGTTCTACTTCCGTACCACTGACGTGACAGGCACCATCGAACTGCCGGAAGGCGTAGAAATGGTTATGCCGGGCGACAACATCAAGATGGTCGTAAACCTGATCGCGCCGATCGCGATGGACGACGGTCTGCGTTTCGCTATCCGTGAAGGTGGCCGTACTGTAGGCGCCGGCGTGGTTGCCAAAGTTATCGCTTAA
- the secE gene encoding preprotein translocase subunit SecE, producing MSANTEAQESGRGLEALKWLVVAVLLIAAIVGNYYYREFSLPLRALAVVVLIAAAGGIALLTTKGKATVLFAREARTEVRKVIWPTRQETLHTTLIVAAVTAVMSLILWGLDGILMRLVSFITGLRF from the coding sequence ATGAGTGCGAATACCGAAGCTCAGGAGAGCGGGCGTGGTCTTGAGGCGCTGAAATGGCTGGTCGTTGCAGTATTACTGATCGCGGCAATTGTAGGTAATTACTACTACCGTGAATTCAGCTTGCCGCTGCGTGCGTTGGCTGTAGTTGTTTTAATTGCTGCTGCAGGCGGCATAGCATTGCTGACGACGAAAGGCAAGGCAACGGTTTTGTTTGCGCGTGAAGCCCGGACCGAAGTTCGCAAGGTGATCTGGCCGACCCGGCAGGAAACATTGCACACCACTCTGATAGTTGCTGCTGTAACTGCCGTTATGTCGCTGATTCTGTGGGGACTGGATGGCATTCTGATGCGTCTGGTATCGTTTATTACTGGCCTGAGGTTCTAA
- the nusG gene encoding transcription termination/antitermination protein NusG — MSEAPKKRWYVVQAFSGFEGRVAQSLREHIKLHNMEDHFGEVMVPTEEVVEIRGGQRRKSERKFFPGYVLVQMVMDDASWHLVRSVPRVMGFIGGTSDRPAPISDKEVDAIMNRLQQVGDKPRPKTLFEPGEMVRVSDGPFADFNGVVEEVDYEKSRLKVSVSIFGRATPVELDFSQVEKG, encoded by the coding sequence ATGTCTGAAGCTCCAAAGAAACGTTGGTACGTCGTTCAGGCGTTTTCTGGCTTTGAAGGTCGCGTAGCACAGTCTCTGCGTGAACATATCAAACTCCATAACATGGAAGACCACTTTGGTGAGGTGATGGTGCCGACCGAAGAGGTTGTTGAAATTCGTGGCGGCCAGCGTCGCAAGAGCGAGCGCAAATTCTTCCCAGGTTACGTGCTGGTACAGATGGTGATGGATGATGCCAGTTGGCATTTGGTCCGTAGCGTGCCGCGTGTGATGGGCTTTATAGGCGGTACGTCCGATCGTCCTGCGCCGATCAGCGACAAAGAAGTTGACGCTATCATGAACCGCCTGCAACAGGTGGGCGACAAGCCGCGGCCGAAGACGTTGTTCGAACCGGGCGAAATGGTACGCGTCAGCGATGGTCCGTTTGCCGATTTCAACGGTGTGGTGGAAGAAGTCGATTACGAGAAAAGCCGCCTGAAGGTTTCCGTATCCATCTTTGGTCGAGCAACCCCTGTCGAGTTGGATTTCAGCCAGGTTGAAAAAGGCTGA
- the rplK gene encoding 50S ribosomal protein L11, with amino-acid sequence MAKKVQAYVKLQVAAGMANPSPPVGPALGQQGVNIMEFCKAFNAKTESLEKGLPIPVVITVYSDRSFTFVTKTPPAAVLLKKAAGIKSGSGKPNKDKVGKVTHAQVLEIAQTKAADMTGADVEAMARSIAGTARSMGLVVED; translated from the coding sequence ATGGCTAAGAAAGTACAAGCCTATGTCAAGCTGCAGGTTGCAGCTGGTATGGCTAACCCGAGTCCGCCAGTTGGTCCGGCTCTGGGTCAGCAAGGTGTGAACATCATGGAATTCTGTAAGGCATTCAATGCTAAAACAGAAAGCCTGGAAAAAGGTCTGCCGATTCCGGTTGTTATCACCGTTTACTCCGATCGTTCCTTCACCTTCGTTACCAAAACGCCTCCGGCAGCGGTTCTGCTGAAGAAAGCGGCGGGTATCAAGTCTGGTTCTGGCAAGCCGAACAAAGACAAAGTAGGTAAAGTGACCCACGCTCAGGTACTGGAAATTGCCCAGACCAAAGCGGCGGACATGACGGGTGCCGACGTGGAAGCCATGGCGCGCTCCATCGCGGGCACTGCTCGTTCCATGGGCCTGGTAGTGGAGGACTAA
- the rplA gene encoding 50S ribosomal protein L1: MAKLTKRMRVIREKVDVTKQYDVNEAVALLKELATAKFVESVDVAVNLGIDARKSDQNVRGATVLPHGTGRSVRVAVFTQGANAEAAKAAGAELVGMEDLADQIKKGEMNFDVVIASPDAMRVVGQLGQVLGPRGLMPNPKVGTVTPNVAEAVKNAKAGQVRYRNDKNGIIHTTIGKVDFDADKLKENLEALLVALKKAKPAQAKGVYIKKISLSTTMGAGVAIDQSGLNAVAN; encoded by the coding sequence ATGGCTAAGCTGACCAAGCGCATGCGCGTGATCCGTGAGAAAGTTGATGTTACTAAACAATATGACGTCAACGAAGCTGTAGCCCTGCTCAAAGAGCTGGCCACCGCTAAGTTTGTTGAAAGTGTTGATGTTGCCGTAAACCTGGGCATCGACGCGCGTAAATCTGACCAGAACGTTCGTGGCGCGACTGTGCTGCCGCACGGGACTGGCCGCTCCGTTCGCGTTGCCGTATTTACCCAAGGCGCAAACGCTGAAGCTGCTAAAGCAGCTGGCGCAGAGCTGGTAGGTATGGAAGATCTGGCTGACCAGATCAAGAAAGGCGAAATGAACTTTGACGTAGTTATCGCTTCTCCGGATGCGATGCGCGTTGTTGGCCAGTTGGGCCAGGTTCTGGGCCCGCGCGGCCTGATGCCGAACCCGAAAGTGGGTACCGTAACACCGAACGTTGCTGAAGCGGTGAAAAACGCTAAAGCCGGTCAGGTTCGTTACCGTAACGACAAAAACGGCATCATCCATACCACTATCGGTAAGGTTGATTTCGACGCTGACAAACTGAAAGAAAACCTGGAAGCTCTGCTGGTTGCGCTGAAAAAAGCCAAACCTGCTCAGGCGAAAGGCGTGTACATCAAGAAAATCAGCCTGTCCACCACCATGGGTGCTGGCGTTGCCATCGATCAGAGCGGTCTGAACGCGGTCGCAAACTGA
- the rplJ gene encoding 50S ribosomal protein L10: MALNLQDKQAIVAEVSEVAKGALSAVVADSRGVTVDKMTELRKAGREAGVYMRVVRNTLLRRVVEGTQFECLKDTFVGPTLIAYSMEHPGAAARLFKEFAKANAKFEVKAAAFEGELIPAAQIDRLATLPTYEEAIARLMATMKEASAGKLVRTLAAVRDQKEAA; encoded by the coding sequence ATGGCATTAAATCTTCAAGACAAACAAGCGATTGTTGCTGAAGTCAGCGAAGTGGCCAAAGGCGCGCTGTCTGCGGTAGTTGCGGATTCCCGCGGCGTTACCGTAGATAAAATGACTGAACTGCGTAAAGCAGGTCGTGAAGCTGGCGTATACATGCGTGTTGTTCGTAACACCCTGCTGCGCCGCGTCGTTGAAGGTACTCAGTTTGAATGCCTGAAAGACACGTTTGTTGGTCCGACCCTGATTGCATACTCGATGGAACACCCGGGCGCTGCTGCTCGTCTGTTCAAAGAGTTCGCGAAAGCGAATGCAAAATTTGAGGTTAAAGCTGCGGCCTTTGAAGGTGAGTTGATTCCGGCGGCTCAAATTGACCGTCTGGCAACGCTGCCGACTTACGAAGAAGCAATTGCACGCCTGATGGCGACCATGAAAGAAGCTTCGGCTGGCAAACTGGTCCGTACTCTGGCTGCCGTTCGCGATCAGAAAGAAGCTGCGTAA
- the rplL gene encoding 50S ribosomal protein L7/L12 has protein sequence MSITKDQIIEAVAAMSVMDVVELISAMEEKFGVSAAAAVAVASAGPAEAAEEKTEFDVILKAIGANKVAVIKAVRGATGLGLKEAKDLVESAPAALKEAVSKDDAEALKKALEEAGAEVEVK, from the coding sequence ATGTCTATCACTAAAGATCAAATCATTGAAGCAGTAGCGGCTATGTCTGTAATGGACGTTGTTGAGCTGATCTCTGCAATGGAAGAAAAATTCGGCGTTTCTGCTGCTGCCGCTGTTGCTGTTGCCTCTGCTGGCCCGGCTGAAGCTGCTGAAGAGAAAACCGAGTTCGACGTTATCCTGAAAGCTATCGGCGCTAACAAAGTTGCCGTAATCAAAGCTGTTCGTGGCGCGACTGGCCTGGGTCTGAAAGAAGCGAAAGACCTGGTTGAATCTGCACCGGCTGCTCTGAAAGAAGCTGTAAGCAAAGATGACGCAGAAGCTCTGAAGAAAGCTCTGGAAGAAGCTGGCGCTGAAGTTGAAGTTAAATAA
- the rpoB gene encoding DNA-directed RNA polymerase subunit beta yields the protein MVYSYTEKKRIRKDFGKRPQVLDIPYLLSIQLDSFQKFIEQDPEGQYGLEAAFRSVFPIASYSGNSELQYVSYRLGEPVFDVQECQIRGVTFSAPLRVKLRLVIYEREAPEGTVKDIKEQEVYMGEIPLMTDNGTFVINGTERVIVSQLHRSPGVFFDSDKGKTHSSGKVLYNARIIPYRGSWLDFEFDPKDNLFVRIDRRRKLPATIILRALSYSTEEILDLFFDKVVYEIHNNKLQMELVPERLRGETASFDIEADGKVYVEKGRRITARHIRQLEKDGIERIEVPVEYIAGKVLAKDYVDESTGEVIAMANMELSLDLLAKLSQAGHKRLDTLFTNDLDHGSYMSETLRVDPTNDRLSALVEIYRMMRPGEPPTREAAETLFGNLFFSEDRYDLSAVGRMKFNRSLLREEIEGSGILSKDDIIQVMKKLIGIRNGSGEVDDIDHLGNRRIRSVGEMAENQFRVGLVRVERAVKERLSLGDLDTLMPQDMINAKPISAAVKEFFGSSQLSQFMDQNNPLSEITHKRRISALGPGGLTRERAGFEVRDVHPTHYGRVCPIETPEGPNIGLINSLSVYAQTNEYGFLETPYRRVRDGVVTDEIHYLSAIEEGNYVIAQANTNLDDEGHFIEELVTCRSKGESSLFSRDQVDYMDVSTQQVVSVGASLIPFLEHDDANRALMGANMQRQAVPTLRADKPLVGTGMERAVAVDSGVTAVAKRGGLVQYVDASRIVIKVNEDEMYPGEAGIDIYNLTKYTRSNQNTCINQMPCVSLGEPVERGDVLADGPSTDLGELALGQNMRVAFMPWNGYNFEDSILVSERVVQEDRFTTIHIQELACVSRDTKLGPEEITADIPNVGEAALSKLDESGIVYIGAEVTGGDILVGKVTPKGETQLTPEEKLLRAIFGEKASDVKDSSLRVPNGVSGTVIDVQVFTRDGVEKDKRALEIEEMQLKQAKKDLTEELQILEAGLFARIHYVLVAGGVEADKLDKLPRERWMELGLTDEEKQNQLEQLAEQYDELKHEFEKKLEAKRRKITQGDDLAPGVLKIVKVYLAVKRQIQPGDKMAGRHGNKGVISKINPIEDMPYDENGTPVDIVLNPLGVPSRMNIGQILETHLGMAAKGIGDKINAMLKQQQEVAKLREFIQRAYDLGNDVRQKVDLNTFSDEEVLRLAENLKKGMPIATPVFDGAKENEIKELLKLGDLPTSGQITLFDGRTGEQFERSVTVGYMYMLKLNHLVDDKMHARSTGSYSLVTQQPLGGKAQFGGQRFGEMEVWALEAYGAAYTLQEMLTVKSDDVNGRTKMYKNIVDGDHRMEPGMPESFNVLLKEIRSLGINIELEEE from the coding sequence ATGGTTTACTCCTATACCGAGAAAAAACGCATTCGTAAGGATTTTGGGAAACGTCCGCAAGTTCTGGATATCCCCTATCTCCTTTCTATCCAGCTTGACTCGTTCCAGAAGTTTATCGAGCAAGATCCGGAAGGCCAGTACGGTCTGGAAGCTGCATTCCGTTCCGTATTTCCTATCGCAAGTTACAGCGGTAATTCCGAACTGCAGTACGTGAGTTATCGTCTGGGTGAGCCGGTATTTGACGTTCAAGAGTGTCAAATCCGCGGTGTTACCTTCTCCGCGCCGCTGCGCGTGAAACTGCGTCTGGTGATCTACGAGCGCGAAGCGCCGGAAGGCACCGTTAAAGACATCAAAGAACAAGAAGTGTACATGGGCGAGATTCCGCTCATGACCGACAACGGCACCTTTGTCATCAATGGTACCGAGCGTGTTATCGTTTCTCAGCTGCATCGTAGCCCGGGCGTCTTCTTTGACAGCGACAAGGGTAAAACCCATTCTTCCGGTAAGGTGCTTTATAACGCACGTATCATTCCTTACCGTGGTTCCTGGCTGGATTTTGAATTCGACCCGAAAGACAACCTGTTTGTCCGTATCGACCGTCGTCGTAAACTGCCTGCTACCATCATTCTGCGTGCGCTGAGTTACTCCACCGAAGAAATTCTGGACCTGTTCTTCGATAAAGTGGTGTATGAAATCCACAACAACAAGCTGCAGATGGAACTGGTGCCGGAGCGCCTGCGTGGCGAAACCGCGTCGTTCGACATCGAAGCCGACGGCAAAGTTTACGTTGAAAAAGGCCGCCGCATCACCGCGCGCCACATCCGTCAGCTGGAAAAAGACGGCATCGAACGCATTGAAGTGCCGGTCGAATACATCGCCGGCAAAGTACTGGCTAAAGATTACGTGGATGAAAGCACCGGTGAAGTGATCGCTATGGCGAACATGGAACTGTCGCTGGATCTGCTGGCCAAGCTGAGTCAGGCGGGTCATAAGCGTCTCGACACGCTGTTCACCAATGATCTCGACCACGGTTCGTACATGTCCGAGACCCTGCGTGTCGACCCGACCAACGATCGCCTGAGCGCGCTGGTCGAAATCTACCGCATGATGCGTCCGGGCGAGCCGCCGACACGCGAAGCAGCCGAGACCCTGTTCGGAAATCTGTTCTTCTCTGAAGATCGTTACGATCTGTCCGCGGTTGGCCGTATGAAGTTCAACCGTTCTCTGCTGCGCGAAGAAATCGAAGGTTCCGGTATCCTGAGCAAAGACGACATCATTCAGGTGATGAAGAAGCTCATCGGTATCCGTAACGGTTCTGGCGAAGTCGACGATATCGACCACCTGGGCAACCGTCGTATCCGTTCCGTGGGTGAAATGGCGGAAAACCAGTTCCGCGTCGGTCTGGTGCGTGTTGAACGTGCGGTAAAAGAGCGCCTGTCGCTGGGCGATCTGGATACGCTGATGCCGCAGGATATGATCAACGCCAAGCCGATTTCCGCGGCGGTGAAAGAGTTCTTCGGTTCCAGCCAGCTGTCCCAGTTTATGGACCAGAACAACCCGCTGTCTGAAATTACGCATAAACGCCGTATTTCCGCATTGGGCCCAGGCGGTCTGACCCGTGAGCGCGCTGGCTTCGAAGTGCGAGACGTACACCCGACCCATTACGGTCGCGTATGTCCTATCGAAACGCCGGAAGGTCCGAACATCGGTCTTATCAACTCGTTGTCCGTGTACGCGCAGACCAACGAATACGGTTTCCTGGAAACCCCGTATCGCCGTGTACGCGATGGCGTGGTGACCGACGAAATCCATTACCTGTCGGCGATTGAAGAAGGCAACTACGTTATTGCTCAGGCGAACACCAACCTGGATGACGAAGGTCACTTCATCGAGGAACTGGTTACCTGCCGTAGCAAGGGCGAATCCAGCTTGTTCAGCCGCGATCAGGTTGACTATATGGACGTTTCCACCCAACAGGTAGTATCCGTGGGTGCGTCCCTGATTCCATTCCTGGAACACGATGACGCCAACCGCGCCTTGATGGGTGCGAACATGCAACGTCAGGCGGTACCGACTCTGCGCGCTGACAAGCCGCTGGTGGGCACCGGTATGGAACGTGCGGTTGCGGTGGACTCTGGTGTAACCGCCGTTGCCAAACGCGGTGGCCTGGTTCAGTACGTGGATGCGTCCCGTATCGTGATCAAGGTTAACGAAGATGAAATGTACCCGGGCGAAGCGGGTATCGACATCTATAACCTGACCAAATACACCCGTTCCAACCAGAACACCTGTATCAACCAGATGCCGTGCGTGTCGCTGGGCGAACCGGTTGAGCGTGGCGATGTGCTGGCCGACGGCCCGTCCACCGACCTCGGTGAACTGGCACTGGGCCAGAACATGCGTGTCGCGTTCATGCCCTGGAACGGTTACAACTTCGAAGACTCCATCCTCGTTTCCGAACGTGTGGTGCAGGAAGACCGCTTTACCACCATCCACATTCAGGAACTGGCGTGCGTGTCTCGTGACACCAAGCTGGGGCCTGAAGAGATTACTGCCGACATCCCGAACGTAGGTGAAGCAGCGCTCTCCAAGCTGGATGAGTCCGGTATCGTTTACATCGGTGCGGAAGTGACTGGCGGTGATATTCTGGTCGGTAAAGTGACGCCGAAAGGTGAAACCCAGCTGACGCCGGAAGAGAAGCTGCTGCGCGCAATCTTCGGTGAGAAAGCGTCTGACGTGAAAGACTCTTCTCTGCGTGTGCCGAACGGCGTTTCCGGTACGGTTATCGACGTACAGGTCTTTACCCGCGATGGCGTGGAAAAAGACAAGCGCGCGCTGGAAATCGAAGAAATGCAGCTCAAGCAGGCGAAGAAAGACCTGACTGAAGAACTGCAGATTCTGGAAGCCGGCCTGTTTGCCCGTATCCACTACGTGCTGGTTGCTGGCGGCGTCGAAGCAGACAAACTGGACAAGCTGCCGCGCGAGCGCTGGATGGAACTGGGTCTGACCGACGAAGAGAAGCAGAACCAGCTGGAACAGTTGGCCGAGCAGTACGACGAACTGAAACACGAATTCGAGAAAAAACTCGAAGCCAAACGCCGCAAAATCACCCAGGGTGATGATCTGGCGCCGGGCGTGCTGAAGATCGTCAAGGTGTATCTGGCGGTTAAGCGTCAGATCCAGCCGGGTGACAAGATGGCGGGGCGTCACGGTAACAAGGGTGTTATTTCCAAGATCAACCCGATCGAGGACATGCCTTACGACGAGAACGGCACGCCGGTTGACATCGTACTGAACCCGCTGGGCGTACCGTCACGTATGAACATCGGTCAGATTCTGGAAACTCACCTGGGCATGGCTGCCAAAGGTATCGGCGACAAGATCAACGCCATGCTGAAACAGCAGCAGGAAGTCGCCAAGCTGCGCGAGTTTATCCAGAGAGCCTATGACCTGGGTAACGACGTGCGTCAGAAAGTCGACCTGAACACCTTCAGCGATGAAGAAGTGCTGCGTCTGGCGGAAAATCTGAAGAAAGGCATGCCGATCGCCACGCCGGTGTTCGACGGTGCCAAGGAAAACGAGATCAAAGAGTTGCTGAAACTCGGCGATCTGCCGACTTCCGGTCAGATTACGCTGTTCGACGGCCGTACCGGTGAGCAATTCGAGCGTTCGGTTACCGTGGGCTACATGTACATGCTGAAACTGAACCACCTGGTGGATGACAAGATGCATGCCCGTTCTACCGGCTCTTACAGCCTGGTTACCCAGCAGCCGCTGGGTGGTAAGGCGCAGTTCGGTGGTCAGCGCTTCGGTGAGATGGAAGTGTGGGCGCTGGAAGCTTACGGCGCCGCCTATACCCTGCAGGAAATGCTGACGGTGAAATCCGATGACGTGAACGGCCGTACCAAGATGTACAAAAACATCGTGGATGGCGATCACCGGATGGAACCGGGTATGCCGGAATCCTTCAACGTACTGTTGAAAGAAATCCGCTCCCTGGGTATCAACATCGAGCTGGAAGAAGAGTAA